AGTTCGGCTAGTTCAACGAGCAAATATGAGCAAGAGGACATTTAGTCTTGATCGGAGTTCAAGGGGTGAAACAGATGCTCAAGACAACCAATCTTAGTTCCAATGTAATATAGCCTTTTCTACGAAATGTCTCTTTATTGTTTGCTGTTTATGGGATATAATGTTCTGCTGATCTGTTCAGCAAGATCTTGTTGATTGCATTGCATTCTACCACTGCTAGATACTAAAATTTGTTCATAGTGCATATTTAATTTTCATTTCTTATCTTATTTCCTATTCATTCCATACACGATGACATGAATGAGTcgtgtacttttgtttccaaataATTTGGGAGAAAATCTAGTCAGAAGTGTATAATAGACATCTGAAGTGAATAAGTGCCACTTTTAGCAGAAACCTGAAACTCGAAAGGGTCCATTTTAGTGGCATTAAAGTTCTTGCCAAAATTGAAAGGAGCCACTAGCATCGACAATCTGGGGAACCAGCCAATATATTGCATCGCAGTTTTTGCTCAATGCAACAGTCTAACTATGGTGACATTTGCCTGCACAGTAGCAACTTTATAGAAGAAATTGAGGGCAAAGCTCACTTCCAGCATTTTTGCTTTTTCTCATAACATATTAATGACACAATCTATGATGAACTAAGAAGCAATAATTCAAATAACAATGATCAAATCTTCATGAAATGATAACATGTTGTGGATAACCTTGTGACGCCCACAGAAATCAATACATTATCCAACATCTAACTAATAAACGTAACATATCTCATGTGCACACAGGCCAAATATTCCTAAGATTCAATTACAGGAAACAATAATGCTCAATTATCAAACAGTGTTGCTCCATTCCTGTCAGTGCCCTGTTTTCCTTTCTCAAGGAAGCAAAAATAAAAGCAGCTCGATCAATTGTAGACCATGTACTTTGGCGTCGCACTGAATTTCTGATACCCTTTGATAACTTTGTTGACAGCATCTAAAAAGTCTTTCTCAGTAACAGTCTTCCTTCTAGCTCGAATAGCATACATTCCAGCCTCTGTGCACACACTTCTTATATCAGCTCCTGTAatttaagaatgaaaatatttcttTATAGAAGTTAAAATTGGCTAACATATTACCCAGGCATGGTAAGAAATATTTAAGTAGATGACAATTAGGTAGATAAACGAAAAACAGAACATGGTTTAAATTGAATTGTGAAACAAATTTGATTCTTGAAACTATATACTACAAATTTTTTAATGTGTAAGATTTTGTCAGATACTAAATAGAATGTTGGTCGACGAgtgacttttttttttgttttttggataAGGTAAGTGTGACATGGTATAACTTGAGCTTTTAGGAGAGTAGACATTTTCCTGTGCTGACTGAAAAAGAAATGCAAGTATTAGGAGTCGGACAGAGCAGTTGAATCAACATGTACATAAGTCAAACAACAGCTACAACtatatcaaataaataaatataatatgcTACTCATGGAGCAATTTAAACAAGAGGTTACCAGTAGAGTTTGGACAAAGACGAGCCAGAAGTTCAAATCGAACGTCACGCTCACAGTTCATCGTTCGCGTATGAATCTTAAATATCTGTGTCCTACTCTCTAGATCCGGCAGACCAAACTCAACTTTGCGATCCAGTCTCCCAGGACGCAATAATGCAGGATCAAGTGTATCAGGTCTGAAGATAATAGGAAGATGGAGTTATAACTTGAGCAAGAGGATATCAATCTGTTCAATAGTATTTTAGCTATCAATATCAATGAACTGAAAACACTTGTTACTAGTTACTACCATAAATCAACTTCAAACAAATGGAAACAATTCCGACCTCCAATTCCAAAAAAGCAAGAGAAGAGGACTGGCAAATCCCCTCCACGAGAGAGGAGTTATATTATATATCAGTCAGAGCCACAAGGAACCTTGTAAGATTCGTTCAGTAAAACGTGGCCCTTCACTGCCAAATACCATATTAAAAGCTCGACTTGAAAATCTACGCAAAAGTAATGGACTTTTGGAGTGCAAGAAAACCATATATTTGAGGCGAGAGTCCAAAAAtatgagaaaagaagaaagcagtagatttgcTAAAGAGAAAGTAAAAGACAAGTAAGCATATACCACCAACCGAGCTGTCATTCACCAATAGCTGCATAATTACCCAAAGTATCCCAGAGTCTAGAACCCACATGAAAAACTAGATGCATATGCTGAAAAATAGTCTCTCGTTCCTAGTTTCTTTTTGGTGCAACCATGAGATTCCAGTTTATATAGAAGATCGAGTACATTTACGGAGAATCTACTTTTCAGTATACTGCTTGTATATGGGAGATTTCCCCactattaataatattatttacCTTTATAAAATAAACTAGATGTATGCACTGAAAACAACAGTTTCAACATAAGTCAAACTTAACCTATTGGTTGCCATGAGAACTTTAATATTCCCTCGGGCATCAAATCCATCGAGTTGGTTCACAATTTCAAGCATAGTTCGCTGAACCTCATTGTCTCCGCCTACACCATCATCAAATCGAGCACCTCCAATGGCATCCACTTCATCGAAAAACACAATGCAGGCCTTCTTGGAGCGTGCCATCTGCCATATGAAATCACAAGTCAGTAATCAATGCTATAAGAACTCCCATTAGAATTTGACAGCAAGAGCGCATCTGACCTGGAACAGTTCACGCACCATCCTAGCCCCCTCGCCAACGTATTTCTGAACCAGCTCACTACCAATAACACGAATGAAGCATGCATCAGTTCGATTAGCTACTGCTCTGGCAAGCAGTGTTTTTCCAGTACCAGGAGGACCATAGCAGAGAACACCCTTCGGAGGATCAATTCCAAGTTTCACAAACTTTTCTGGGTGAAGCATGGGCAGCTCAACAACCTGTTGTTAAAAATCAAAATTTCcatgtcaaaaagaaagaatTCCAAGCAGCAGGATCAAGTCAGATACAAAAAACCCAATAACACAACCGAAGCATGTACAATCATGAGTACCTCTCGcattttttcaatttgctccTTGCATCCACCAACGTCATTGTATGTTACATCAGGTTTCTCCTCAACTGTCATCATTGTAACGCTTGGATCAATTTTGGGAGGTAACGGAATCTGGATTTGATATTTATTCCTGTCAACTctgcaataataataaaaaatagtcaaGCCAATCCTCCCAATCAAGATTTACAAAAGAGGCAAGAATTTGGAATTGTTCGGTAATCTTCCATACAGAAGTTTAAAATACTTTGTTCTGCCTAAATAGTTCATGAATCCTAAAGTAGGCATAACCAA
This DNA window, taken from Nicotiana tabacum cultivar K326 chromosome 15, ASM71507v2, whole genome shotgun sequence, encodes the following:
- the LOC107807071 gene encoding 26S proteasome regulatory subunit 7 homolog A, which codes for MAPTAADVEDEIKDEKNPPPLDEDDIALLKTYGLGPYSTSIKKVEKELKEMSKKINDLCGIKESDTGLAAPSQWDLVSDKQMMQEEQPLQVARCTKIISPNTEDAKYMINVKQIAKFVVGLGDKVSPTDIEEGMRVGVDRNKYQIQIPLPPKIDPSVTMMTVEEKPDVTYNDVGGCKEQIEKMREVVELPMLHPEKFVKLGIDPPKGVLCYGPPGTGKTLLARAVANRTDACFIRVIGSELVQKYVGEGARMVRELFQMARSKKACIVFFDEVDAIGGARFDDGVGGDNEVQRTMLEIVNQLDGFDARGNIKVLMATNRPDTLDPALLRPGRLDRKVEFGLPDLESRTQIFKIHTRTMNCERDVRFELLARLCPNSTGADIRSVCTEAGMYAIRARRKTVTEKDFLDAVNKVIKGYQKFSATPKYMVYN